The candidate division WOR-3 bacterium sequence CTGCTCAGATAATAAGGAGGTACAAAATGAGTAAAACAAAAATACTTTCCTTAGTGCTTATTGCTCTGGTAAGCACTTTGGGGGCCCAACTGCTCGAAGAAGGATTTGAAGGCACGACATTTCCTCCAACCGGTTGGGTGGTCTATAATGCTGATGGCGGAGGATACCAATGGGAACGATATACCACTAATCCACGAACCGGCGTTGCTTGTGCCGCTTCTCGATGGGAATCGTCAACTCTACAAAATAATGACTGGTTGGTAACACCACAGATTGCCATTCCAGCTGCTGGCGCCACTCTTAGATTCTGGTATCGGGCTGGCTCAACTACTTACTATGAACAGTTAGTAATTCGACTGTCGACCAATACTAACCAGATAAGTGATTTTACGGTTGTACTGGACTCAATGAGTTTTAATCAAACGAGTTATTTAGAAAAAGTAATTTCTCTCAACGCCTATGCAAATCAGAATGTATATATTGCCTTTGTGAATCGCGGCCTGGATATGTTGCGGGTGTATATTGACGATGTGTTGGTTGAAGGTAATTTCACGAATGATGTTGGGGTTAGTGCGATCTTAGCTCCGCAAACCAATCATCTGGTTGGTGCACCATTAGTAGTGCGCGCCAAAGTAGTAAATCCGGGGTTTAATGATCAGGGCAATTTTGCAGTGCGCTGCACAATTTTTAATACTTCAGGCACGGTGCGATTTACTGACGAGCGCGTCATCTCTTTAGCCTCAGGTCGAGATACCACGATTGAATTCAACACCTGGACACCAACCGTTGTCGAAGAATGCTCAGTAGTAGTAAGAACGGTCTTGGCTGGTGATGAGAATCCTACTAATGATCGGAAATCCAGTTATACCTCCATTGGCCCATTTGTGATTGTTGGCACCGGAACTTCAACATCATCCTTATACCCAATATATTGTTATTATAATTATTCGGTATCGGAGGCAATATATCTCCAACGGGAGATTGGTTATCGAGGAGAGATTACGAGTTTAGCCTATTATAAAGGCTCGGGCACTAATACCGACCCAATTCAGAATGTCTCAATTTACTTAAAACATACCCCAGATAGTGTGGTAAGTTCTGGCTCTTGGGATTATTCGGGCTATACCTTAGTTTATCAAGGAGATTTTCCGAATGATGTTAATGACTGGGTAGAAGTGCCACTTACAACCCCGTTCCTTTATAATAATCAAGATAACCTTGCGGTCTTGGTGGTTAAAGATAATTATCAGGTAGCATCCGGTTATCCTTCCTATCGCTATAGCACAACTGTGGGATATAAAAACCGCTACGGTTATAGCTCATCAGCACTTCCAACCTCACTTACAGCCACGACCGCACGACCGAATATTCGGTTCGGAATGAACTATCAGCCACCCCCAGCTAATGATGTTGGGGTGAAAGAGATTTTATACCCGCAAGCATTCCATTATATCAACCGGCCGATTGTGCCCAAGGCAATAATTAAAAACTATGGTACAGCTGACCAGTCAAACTTTGCCGTGGTCTGTTCAATTATTGGTTCCTCGTCGGGTCTTCTGTATCATAACACCCAAATTGTGCCCGAGTTGGCAGCCGACCGGGAAACAACAATTACCTTTGATTCCTATCAACCAGTGGTCCAAGAGAACCTAACAACCGTAGTGCGCACGCTCTTAGATGGTGATGAGTATGCAGCCAATGACCGGCGAACGGTTAGCACCGAACTTACCCCCTACATTTATATTGGTACTGGTACCTCCTCATCACCATATCAGCCTTGGTATCGGTGGTATAACTATTCCACCCATGAGGTTATTTATCTTAAATCCGAGATTGACATCTATGGCGAGATTACCCACATTGCTTGGAATAAAGCTTCCGGTACCAACCTGGACTCCATTGAGAATGTCAGTATTTATATGAAAGAAGCCCCGGACAGCACTTTGACCACGGGCGACTATTCACTTGATGGTTATGAATTAGTTTATCAGGGCAAGGTCGCGAACAATCAAGAATCTGGTTGGATGGAAGTGACTTTGACCACACCATTCTTATACACAAACTCTGAAAATCTTCACATCTTAGTCGTCAAGGGTTATCAACAGTGGATTTCTGGTTATCCTTCCTATTATTACACCACAACCCCGGTTAACCGGTCAAGATACGCATATAATGATAATTATCAGCCAACGACCCTGTCAGCAACAACGATGCGGCCGAACATTAGACTACAGATCACGCCGGTTACCCCGCCGAATATTGATGTTGCCGTTACAAACATTGTATTACCACCGGCAGAAATTAACCTAAGAACTACATCATCAGTGCCTGTGGCAGCTAAGCTTAAAAACTATGCTTCAAATCCGACCGGTAATTTTGCGGTACGCTGCACAATCTATCGTAATGGACCAATCTATACCGACGAAGAAATTTTATCCCTTGCCGGCAACGAGACTTTAACCGTAAGCTTTGATAACTGGAACGCTACTCCTGGGGTTTGCACGGTTGTGGTTAGGGCCTTCCTGACCGGGGATGAGCGGCCCGAAAATGATGCCCAAAGCAAGATAGCGACCGCGATGGCTGGCTGGACAGGTGGACCAGATGCTGGTAATATGCGTTGGATTGATTCTGATACCCTAACCGGACCGGTCTATAACTGGATTGATATTTCCAGCACTGGTAACGATCTGACATTAGCTTATGGAAGTTGGGATGATGGCTATGGAAAGATACCAATTGGATTTAGCTTTACCTTCTATGATAACACTTATGATACGGTATATGTGAACACCAACGGATTCTTATCTTTTGGAGCCGGCTCGACAGTATATTCCAACGACAGCATTCCAACCTCAGCAGCACCTAACAATGCCATTTACGCCTTATGGGATGACCTACACTGCTTAGCCGATGGTCGAGTTAAATATCAGACCCTAGGCACTTCTCCCAATTGCACGCTGGTGGTCTCGTACAACAACGTGCGGTTTTATGGTGGCGGTGACTCAACTTTAACCTTCCAGGTGCTTTTGTGCCAAGGCTCTAATGATATCATTATACAGTATGCTGATGTAACCACCGGTTATGCCACAGGTGATGGTGGCCGTTCGGCAACCGTGGGAATTGAAAATAATGATGGTTCTACCGGACTTCGATACTTATACAACGGTTCACCAAGCTGTAATATTTTAGTGGCGGGTCGGGCAATTCGGTTCTATTATCGACCTTTGGATAATGATGTTGGCGTCCTTGAAATTACCAGTCCTCAGAGATTACATCCGACAGGAATTTCTATGACCCCTAAGGCTCGAATTAAAAACTTTGGTTTAGTCGATCAATCTAACTTTGCCGTGGTCTGTTCAATTATTGGCGATGATAACGGACTACTCTATCAAAATACCCAGTATATCTCCTTGGCTTCAGGTCGCGATACTATTGTCCAGTTTGCTAGTTGGGTGCCGACAACCGAAGAAAGTTGCTTAGTAAAAGTAGCTACAGCATTAGATGGTGATCAGCGTACGGCCAACGACCTTAAGACCTTAAGAATTTCCCTCCAGTATGTTGTTGATGTCTCGGTTAATGAGATTACCGTGCCGCATAACACCGAGTCTAAGCGGGTTGCCTTTGCGCCTCAGGCAGTTATTAGCAATAATGGTAGCGAAGAGGTAGTAGCACCAGTAATTTGTGAGATCTATGGATTACCGGCCCCGATGGGCAAGACTTCTACTACCGAAAGCGCTAAACCTATGGCTAAAGCAGAAGTTCTCGCAAACTCTTCTCCATCATCAGTTGAGACTCAGAAATCGCCGGGGATTCGTTATCGAGTTGTTCGTGAGATTACTTGCCCCAGTGGTTGGTCAACTTTAGGCGTCACACCAGTTTGGGATACTTTAATTTGGATTTCGGCTTCTAACGCTGGTGGCGGCAATAACAAGATATTTATCTATAACACCAAAACTAACCAATGGGTTGACTCTTTTGCTCAGAATACTTCTGGTTGGGGTTATCGGGACCTTTGCTTCTATAATGGCTATGTCTATGCCGGTCGCGAAGGTTATATTGCACAGATTGATCCCAATCCGCCGTATAATAAGGTCGAATATGCAG is a genomic window containing:
- a CDS encoding choice-of-anchor J domain-containing protein, which encodes MSKTKILSLVLIALVSTLGAQLLEEGFEGTTFPPTGWVVYNADGGGYQWERYTTNPRTGVACAASRWESSTLQNNDWLVTPQIAIPAAGATLRFWYRAGSTTYYEQLVIRLSTNTNQISDFTVVLDSMSFNQTSYLEKVISLNAYANQNVYIAFVNRGLDMLRVYIDDVLVEGNFTNDVGVSAILAPQTNHLVGAPLVVRAKVVNPGFNDQGNFAVRCTIFNTSGTVRFTDERVISLASGRDTTIEFNTWTPTVVEECSVVVRTVLAGDENPTNDRKSSYTSIGPFVIVGTGTSTSSLYPIYCYYNYSVSEAIYLQREIGYRGEITSLAYYKGSGTNTDPIQNVSIYLKHTPDSVVSSGSWDYSGYTLVYQGDFPNDVNDWVEVPLTTPFLYNNQDNLAVLVVKDNYQVASGYPSYRYSTTVGYKNRYGYSSSALPTSLTATTARPNIRFGMNYQPPPANDVGVKEILYPQAFHYINRPIVPKAIIKNYGTADQSNFAVVCSIIGSSSGLLYHNTQIVPELAADRETTITFDSYQPVVQENLTTVVRTLLDGDEYAANDRRTVSTELTPYIYIGTGTSSSPYQPWYRWYNYSTHEVIYLKSEIDIYGEITHIAWNKASGTNLDSIENVSIYMKEAPDSTLTTGDYSLDGYELVYQGKVANNQESGWMEVTLTTPFLYTNSENLHILVVKGYQQWISGYPSYYYTTTPVNRSRYAYNDNYQPTTLSATTMRPNIRLQITPVTPPNIDVAVTNIVLPPAEINLRTTSSVPVAAKLKNYASNPTGNFAVRCTIYRNGPIYTDEEILSLAGNETLTVSFDNWNATPGVCTVVVRAFLTGDERPENDAQSKIATAMAGWTGGPDAGNMRWIDSDTLTGPVYNWIDISSTGNDLTLAYGSWDDGYGKIPIGFSFTFYDNTYDTVYVNTNGFLSFGAGSTVYSNDSIPTSAAPNNAIYALWDDLHCLADGRVKYQTLGTSPNCTLVVSYNNVRFYGGGDSTLTFQVLLCQGSNDIIIQYADVTTGYATGDGGRSATVGIENNDGSTGLRYLYNGSPSCNILVAGRAIRFYYRPLDNDVGVLEITSPQRLHPTGISMTPKARIKNFGLVDQSNFAVVCSIIGDDNGLLYQNTQYISLASGRDTIVQFASWVPTTEESCLVKVATALDGDQRTANDLKTLRISLQYVVDVSVNEITVPHNTESKRVAFAPQAVISNNGSEEVVAPVICEIYGLPAPMGKTSTTESAKPMAKAEVLANSSPSSVETQKSPGIRYRVVREITCPSGWSTLGVTPVWDTLIWISASNAGGGNNKIFIYNTKTNQWVDSFAQNTSGWGYRDLCFYNGYVYAGREGYIAQIDPNPPYNKVEYAVSGIGCVRALTDNNVEDSLWTANWASDIYKFYHLGGAVRSVATNAFSIYGLAYDPVRNCVWGSSQSSADSQIVKYSYPDFTVLEYGAFPEMTSSGRIAGGCEMWGDNYLLYVGQSDKIYVLGLPVLLYRDSVAVTVGAGKATAVANFAPVNINTYQDCYVKVYTTLAGDMIAENNSLEKTFTVEPLPITLISPPNGVTMSDNTPTFSWSEVTGAEIYRIEVDSNPNFTDPVFAGELGDTEIESDPLPDGTYYWRVRVQSPGTPDPWSEVRTFTIYTAPAGWTRKADIPHPADLKEGKFVKDGGALVAAGNVLYAFPGNKSSRFFKYTPGSGWTVVESIPY